The window gttCAATGTCAGCCGTCATCCCGTCCACGTCGGTAGGCGGACGACGCACCTAAAAGACGTCCCCGGTCGCGGTCCTACTCGGCGCACGAGCACGATCCAAGCCCATGGCCTGCCTCGCCGTCTGTGAGGTCTCTCGAGGAGCGGCAACGATgatgctcgacggccagccTCGACGCTGTCGAGGACAGGAGTGCACTAGGTCGCGGTCGAAGAACCAATCGGTCGGggcgagaagctcgtcgtcttcgagcCCTCGATGGGAAAGAAAGAAATGAACAAAACAAATAGCTCGGTGTCTGTCGGGTCAGATGATTGTGCCAGTATGTTCGTCGGCCGTGGGCCCTCTCATGAAGAGCTACTTTGGTGGCAGCCGGGTGTCGAGTCGGCAACGAACGTCAGCTACCGCATCCGGTAGTGCCAAAGGTCCCTCGGGCGCTCGCGAGTCGAGTGGCGAGACAAGCATGACGGCCTTGAAGCACACGTGGAACGTCAGGTGATTTGAGGGGCTTGGTctgtgtacttgtaagtaagtacatgtacgttgtacagtacggagtatgtacatgtacgttgtacagtatgtacatgtacgttgtacagtatgtacgttgtacagtatgtacgttgtacagtatgtacatgtacgttgtacagtatgtacttgctactactgtacggagtacggagtacggagtactctatTGGAAAAACACTCGGTACTAGGTGTAGGAACTTGAACTTGTAGCCTGGGGTTGCACAGAAGGGATTTAATATCTGTTCAGAGCATGCTCGTGCATGTGTTTGTTGTATTCATtctgtaatactgtactccatactggtgtgcacagtaagtacttgcttgctgtgCAGTATCAATactggtaggtgtacggattaattacttacatgtactattacttgcacatgtacggggtacacCCAACTACGgtaagtaccagtacagggagatgcaagtactccgtactccgtactcaaacctactattacttgcacgtactatacttgcacgtactactccgtattacttgcacctaaccaagtacctgtacgggagacgcaagtactctgtaccgcCTGTTAACACCTACGACACTGctaggcaagtactgtccAGTGCTGTAAATTGGTCGTTTGCACGGAGGATATAGCAGCACATCATCGACGAATACATCACGTCGTACTCACCAAAATTGTCGGGCTACGCAGCCGATGCTCCATAGACGCTGGCATACGGAAGAAAGTCGTTTGGATTATCTGTGTGGAAGCAATTGAGTAATGGCGAGAGATGGCGCTGCTTGTTCTGGCTCGTCCTGGCCTGCACGGTGAACGATGCCACAGTCACTATTTGCACTTGTAGagctgcacggagtacttgccaGCGGaacgagcacaagtacatgcaagtatacagtactccatCACAAGTATAAATACGGAGAACCAGCGCAGAGAGTACGAAGAAGACGATGATGGGGAGGTCGCAGAATCTACGCCACAGCGCAACAGCCACCTCCCCCTAGTGCGCCCCTGGCTTGGATTAGGTAATACGGGATCCGGCGCCCTGAGTGGCAAGGCGGGCGAGATGGTTGCCGTCAACGGACAcctataactactaggtagctAGTACTGTGAGTGCTGTAACTACAGTGgcacagtactgcacatacttgcatgtacggagcacacctacCAGCTCCTACAGTGATGCTGCTCGTGTTGCTCCATCAAGTTGCTCCATCAATCTTGCTCCATCAATTCTTGGCCATGTTTCGAATGACCGTTATTCCAGAGGATGCGTTGGGCCATCTTTCGCCCGAAGGCCTGCCTCTATGCCCTGTCGTCCATTTTGCTTCGTGACTCGGATGGCCTTTGCTGCTGTTCACTTTCATGTGCCTCGGGGCCAGAGCTTTCTGCGAGGCATCCAAGCAACCTAGATAGTGACGGCTACAGCACGAGGCGAGCACCTGTAGATCAAGTTCCGCACCTGTTCGTCTTTGGTCTGGGGAGTTTGGGACAGCAACGCTGCATGGTTGATGAGTGCTCTGTTCCAACGTACTCCTACTGCCAGGAGTCATATATATGGGTCATGTGACGAGGCTGCTCATAAGTACAAGGCTAGCCTCTAGGAGACAGTCTCTCACGGGAGAAGAGGGGCTCCTCATGGATCAATAAATACGATGGTAGAAATCATCATGTTGGCTTCTACATGCAACTCCGACCTGTTGGCGCTTCCCGAGTTGAGAGCCATCATTGGCGGTACAGGATGCACAAAGGTAAAATAATCATGTATTCATCATCGCACCGTTGACCGTTTAATTGACATCTCCTTTTGCCGTACGACGGCGGAAATCTTCCTCTCCGTACTGAGTAGTACGGCTAGCATCGGTACGGGCGCAGCCAGGGAAGCTACCCTATACACGCTGGTCATCGTCCTACAATGGACGAGCAAATAGGCACATGCTTCTCATGATAGAATTCATCAATGACTGTGCATTCATCGCTCTACTGCAACTTGTTCGCTTCCCTTCTCTACTGCAAGGAGTGGCACAATGTCAACGGCATCCTCGGTGACGCATTCAACAATAGTGTATGGTGACGCTTCATGTCCTCCCATTCAATAAGaccacgtcgacgtcggccagtCTTGGATATATCTCGTCCAACTGCACGCGTACGACGGGAAAGAATTGGTCATGCCATGTGCGTAAATCGATTGTACTCATGAGCAGCCCACAACGTCAGCTTGGTAAGTGTACATGTCGTGTGAAAGCAACCAAACTCCGTCCACCATGCGACATGATGCCCGTCATGCGCCCTACGCGGCCGTCTGGACGACTCGGAACCCGTCCGACACGAGCTTCGATATCTCCTCGTTCTTGTGCGGCAGCAGCCCGAGCGCAAAGGCGACGTCGTTCCACTGCCTCTCCGTCTCGCAGCGCGCCAACCTTGCCGCGAGCttctcggcgagctgcttGGCGTGCTTGTCCTGCGGCCGTCGGTCAGCGGGCGAATTCGTCCGAGCGGAGCTGGTACTTGCCTTTTCCACGAAGCCGAGCAGGAAGCGGATGATGCGCCGGAAggcttcctcgtccatgcggccgccggcgctcaGCAGGCTGAACATGTCGACAAAGTGGTTGTACACGGCGTTGTCCTTGGTGCTGAGCTCGGTGAAGAACATCCtcgcgaggtcggcgatccgccggtcctcgtcctcgaggcaCTTGGCCATCTCGCCCAGCTGGCCCTTGACCTTGACCTGGCCGGCGAGGATCAAAAAGGTCAGCGTCATGAGGCAGGTCCGCTTCACcgacgcgtcgtcgtcggcgagccggcgGTAGAGAAAGTCCGTGTTCTCGTCGATGAGGTGGTTGAAGCACACGGCCatgtcgccgagggcgatgacggcgttGGACCGCACCGTCGCGTCGGGCGAGCGCTCCATGATGGTGATGAGGAGCGGCAGGTTGGCCTCGCAGTACTCCGACGACACGCACATGAGCTTCGCGAGGCacagcgtcgccgccgcctgcaggCCCTTGTCGGCGTGCACGTTGTTCTTGGCGCAGACGTCCGACACGAGCGGCCCGAAGAGGGCGAGCAGCGAGCTCGGCCCGTACAGCAGCTCGCGCTCCCGGATGTGCGCCATGGCCTCGGTGaagtcgtcctcggtcgtgccgccgatgagatccagctcgtcggcgtcctccttttccttgtccgtcttgccgcccgccatcttctccttctcctgctTCCTGCGCTTAAAGTCGAGCTCGCACAGCTCGAGGTGGACAATCTGCTTGATggcgacgtggccgacgacgaagagcagCTGCGAGAGCGCGACGGCCTTGTCGcgcttcctcggcggcgacggcgacggcgacggcgcctggTGGCccggctgcgtcgtcgcgtcggcgaggtccggcaccggccgcgtctcgtcgctcgtggccggccgcgcgggcgacggcgaccggCCGCGGCCAAACACCTGCCGCGTCTTGCGCCGGATCATGGCCGAGCAGAGCGTGTCCGGGTGCTTCGAGATGGCGTAGATGGCGTTGATggcctgctcggcgacgccgtacCACTCCTTGCTGTCCGACGGCACCTCGCTGATGGCCGCCAACCGCCGGCAGACGGCGTGGTCGTTGGGCAGGCGGGCAAACTTGGCCGTCGACTCCTTCGcctggcggccgacggggtTGATGCGGCGCAGGGCGATGCACGTGTACTTGGCCAGCTGCAGGTCGTCGCGGCCGTGGGACCCGAGCCCGGTCCGCAGCATCGTCTCGATCTCGCCGATGACGATCTCGGGGTTCGCCGTGGCGAGCATGCCGAGCACGATGATGGCGCCGCGCCGCTGGGTCCGCGAAATCTCCCGCCTCTGGACGCCGTAGACCTGCCACAGCTTCGAGACGACCACGTCGGGGATGATGCCGGCgtccatcatcgtcgccagcagctgctcgagcgacgtcagctcggccggcgtggcGCCAAAGGTCAGGCTGATCATGTTGCGCGCGACGTAGTTGGCCGCGTCGTTGGGGCTAAAGGTCTCGGGCGCCTCGAAGAAGAGCCTCCGGTAGCACTCGATGAGGTGCATCTGCACGcccttgccctcgtcgcTGTTGCCCTTGGTCCAGATGAGGCGCAGCATGCGTCTGATGCCGAGCTTGTTCTGCTCGATGTTGTAGGCGTCGCCGATCTCGAAGTagtcgatggcctcgatgaCCTCGCTCTTGTTCTTGGAGCCGAGCAGCTGGCAGACGATGGCCGTCGCGTCGTGCAGCACGTCGATGAACTTGAGGGCCTCGTTGTAGTACCGCCTCGTGAGCGTGAGCttctcgatggcctcgcccgtcgccgcatcctccctcgccttgcggacggc of the Drechmeria coniospora strain ARSEF 6962 chromosome 01, whole genome shotgun sequence genome contains:
- a CDS encoding condensin complex component cnd1, encoding MAMMNFDINDALKHYMSDPTTISTPEADGALLECENDPEGLTNPVINPVLNPIIDAVADNPDAMMRPQHVDSLQFLLKYTSVLPTHALSKIFDLVMSGLAAEADAISNDIDSPDEQDTLAHHKQLLEMYGFLLQWTIAAVEAKAAEKSSVPAARSRGKPKKGTKDDSWDSATQLQAALEVMCKVLKLKLAKIFLTTSERDTFIGLLTRPVYMILESEQRTKMTPIRMHCFKVLCVAVKHHGHGYAAQINVIQNLTYFEHLSEPMAEFLHILAETYDYPQLTDELLREISNKEFNSNDTRGPKSISAFIAKLSELAPRLVIKQMTMLAKQLDSESHTLRCALIEVCGNMVAHLSRQDERSENHKSQLNAFFDVLEERFLDVNPYCRCRTLQVYMRLCELEQKFPKRRQKAAELACRSLEDKSSNVRRNAIKLLGTLVKTHPFTVMHGAQLSRKEWQQRHDKVEEELNALQPPPGMPGLGGVNEANVTVDNDLLDEATEVGSPQKPQRPMTDEDRAAAVRKAREDAATGEAIEKLTLTRRYYNEALKFIDVLHDATAIVCQLLGSKNKSEVIEAIDYFEIGDAYNIEQNKLGIRRMLRLIWTKGNSDEGKGVQMHLIECYRRLFFEAPETFSPNDAANYVARNMISLTFGATPAELTSLEQLLATMMDAGIIPDVVVSKLWQVYGVQRREISRTQRRGAIIVLGMLATANPEIVIGEIETMLRTGLGSHGRDDLQLAKYTCIALRRINPVGRQAKESTAKFARLPNDHAVCRRLAAISEAINAIYAISKHPDTLCSAMIRRKTRQLLFVVGHVAIKQIVHLELCELDFKRRKQEKEKMAGGKTDKEKEDADELDLIGGTTEDDFTEAMAHIRERELLYGPSSLLALFGPLVSDVCAKNNVHADKGLQAAATLCLAKLMCVSSEYCEANLPLLITIMERSPDATVRSNAVIALGDMAVCFNHLIDENTDFLYRRLADDDASVKRTCLMTLTFLILAGQVKVKGQLGEMAKCLEDEDRRIADLARMFFTELSTKDNAVYNHFVDMFSLLSAGGRMDEEAFRRIIRFLLGFVEKASTSSARTNSPADRRPQDKHAKQLAEKLAARLARCETERQWNDVAFALGLLPHKNEEISKLVSDGFRVVQTAA